The Oncorhynchus masou masou isolate Uvic2021 chromosome 6, UVic_Omas_1.1, whole genome shotgun sequence genome has a window encoding:
- the LOC135542443 gene encoding uncharacterized protein LOC135542443 produces the protein MEGEHPHEEKQTETACCASQCPKEGEERQGQGAMLWSIQEAVERQTMQIGASACGATAVVDVLQALGIIVAPETADRCVRTCLRRNEAPLPDYLFSRSKAGATHAQLIAGAEQASGGRVLGRHFPLHPRRRVRLVPWLAQWIQKGAVPVATMNMQLAVPEGEEVPDAWHHQLIFGVGPGTVYMTNPLDVVSEREVHQRLCSESVLLIRREDVLLRLTADAPLSSLSDDQSDPRWKALDVEGQLRQMIREEDHDDEDQFRMSHVVIPAAYSSGVTVFALRDSDQGQELLQTPELPLL, from the exons atggagggagagcatCCTCATGAGGAGAAGCAGACTGAAACTGCTTGCTGTGCATCCCAATGTCccaaagagggagaggaaaggcaGGGACAAGGGGCTATGTTATGGTCCATCCAGGAGGCAGTGGAGAGGCAGACCATGCAGATAGGAGCGTCCGCCTGTGGGGCAACGGCCGTAGTGGACGTCCTACAGGCCCTCGGCATCATTGTGGCACCCGAGACGGCTGACCGGTGTGTGCGGACGTGCCTGAGGAGGAACGAGGCGCCGCTGCCCGATTACCTGTTCTCCCGGAGCAAGGCTG GCGCCACACACGCACAGCTGATAGCTGGGGCGGAGCAGGCCAGTGGTGGGCGCGTGCTGGGTCGCCACTTCCCCCTCCACCCTCGCCGGCGGGTGAGGCTGGTACCCTGGCTGGCACAGTGGATCCAGAAAGGGGCAGTGCCCGTGGCCACCATGAACATGCAGCTGGCAGtgccagagggagaggaggttcccgACGCATGGCACCACCAACTCATCTTTGGGGTCGGACCCGGCACTGTCTATATGACCAACCCCCTGGATGTGG TGAGTGAGCGGGAGGTGCATCAGCGACTCTGCAGTGAATCTGTGTTGCTGATACGTCGAGAGGATGTGCTGCTGAGATTGACAGCTGACGCCCCTCTGTCTAGCCTATCAGACGACCAGTCTGACCCACGCTGGAAAGCCCTGGatgtggagg GTCAATTGAGGCAGATGATTCGTGAGGAAGACCATGATGATGAAGATCAGTTTAGGATGAGCCATGTCGTGATCCCCGCAGCGTACAGTTCAGGTGTGACAGTCTTCGCCCTCAGAGACTCAGACCAAGGACAGGAGCTTCTCCAAACCCCTGAACTCCCTTTGCTTTGA